A single window of Kwoniella bestiolae CBS 10118 chromosome 4, complete sequence DNA harbors:
- a CDS encoding tRNA pseudouridine(38-40) synthase, which translates to MAHLASLSKEELIAKIQSLEDAAQSQAAKSIPSQDGPSTKPTSSSTLPSAPDTPILGPNGKPLRKHERKQLKKNTKPFIYHSHPTRHIALMISYYGWPYCGLALQPPIGDKPAVETVESELLRALEKTKLIEEGAGLEGCGYSRCGRTDRGVSGHGQVVNLWVRSLRKREDGGEPLPEEVGWRDARDPLEVIPPIQNEEQEVENNDDATTMKKKKKAYDSPKTPSQILEFPYPKLLNSVLPPSIRVLAWSPLHTEFDSRFSCSYRHYKYAFHLSPHLDLELMNKGAEYLIGENDHRNFCKLDGSKQIKNHRRTVLKAYFELDANTNGERVIFNLIGTAFLWHQVRHIIAVLFLVGSKLEQPEIVKDLLDVEKYPSKPIYTMGEPLPLTLHECGYEDGILDWRFGGYDGPYTTLTQERKEEIYVDAMGGREGFERQLLAVSQEADLRSWQINGSLRKMREIYGETTRKDKIGQVIYPVGGGEVVIGMNYRKLEDRPRGETPEQVNRKWREMKGRSGGKGKRFEGMDVDVDGEGGDE; encoded by the coding sequence ATGGCGCACCTCGCCTCTCTATCAAAGGAAGAGCTCATAGCCAAGATCCAATCCCTCGAGGACGCAGCTCAGTCCCAGGCAGCCAAgtcaatcccatcccaagATGGACCATCTACCAAACCTACTTCATCGTCAACCCTGCCCTCAGCACCTGACACGCCGATTCTAGGTCCAAATGGTAAACCCCTACGTAAACACGAGCGCAAACAACTCAAGAAAAATACCAAACCCTTCAtctaccattcccacccCACACGCCACATAGCTCTGATGATCTCATACTACGGCTGGCCCTACTGCGGACTCGCCCTCCAACCGCCCATAGGCGACAAACCTGCCGTGGAGACTGTCGAGTCGGAGTTGCTGAGGGCGCTGGAAAAGACCAAACTCATAGAGGAGGGGGCGGGGCTGGAAGGGTGCGGGTATTCAAGGTGCGGGAGGACGGATAGGGGGGTGAGTGGGCATGGGCAGGTGGTTAATCTCTGGGTTaggagtttgaggaagagggaggatgggggtGAACCGTTACCTGAGGAAGTGGGGTGGAGGGATGCGAGGGATCCTTTGGAAGTGATACCTCCCATTCAGAACGAAGAACAGGAGGTGGAGAACAACGACGATGCAACTACAatgaaaaagaaaaagaaggcCTACGATTCCCCCAAAACACCCTCGCAGATATTGGAATTCCCCTACCCCAAACTCCTCAACTCCGTCCTCCCCCCCTCTATCCGGGTTCTCGCATGGTCACCTCTCCACACCGAATTCGACAGTCGTTTCTCCTGTTCTTACAGACACTACAAATACGCTTTCCACCTATCCCCTCATCTAGATTTGGAACTGATGAACAAGGGGGCAGAATACCTAATAGGGGAGAACGATCATCGGAATTTCTGTAAGCTTGACGGCTCAAAGCAGATAAAGAACCATCGGAGGACAGTGCTCAAGGCGTATTTCGAGCTTGACGCCAACACCAACGGGGAGAGGGTAATATTCAACCTTATTGGAACAGCATTCCTATGGCATCAAGTCCGTCATATCATTGctgtcctcttccttgtTGGAAGTAAGTTAGAACAACCGGAGATAGTCAAGGATCTACTGGATGTGGAGAAATATCCTTCAAAACCTATTTACACGATGGGAGaaccccttcctctcacatTGCATGAATGTGGGTATGAGGATGGGATACTAGATTGGAGATTTGGAGGGTACGATGGGCCATACACCACTTTGACTcaggagaggaaagaggaaatATATGTGGATGCGATGGGGGGTAGAGAGGGGTTCGAAAGGCAGTTATTGGCTGTTAGTCAGGAGGCAGATCTGAGGAGTTGGCAGATCAATGGATCATtacggaagatgagggagatatATGGAGAAACTACCAGGAAAGATAAGATAGGTCAGGTTATATATCCCGTTGGTGGTGGGGAGGTCGTCATTGGGATGAATTACAGGAAGCTTGAAGATAGACCAAGGGGTGAGACGCCGGAGCAAGTTAATAGGAAatggagggagatgaaggggaggagtggtgggaagggaaagaggtttgaggggatggacgTGGAcgtggatggtgaggggggTGATGAGTAG
- a CDS encoding long-chain 3-oxoacyl-CoA reductase, translating to MVADTIHVHSHLAGHPSYHILGHDIVLDVPLPALILSLIGASFLLRYTLSFFRLILELTVLPGKNVKRYQSRNGKTWALVTGCTGGIGLEFARQLAKSKFNVALVGRRKEALDEVAQELESKFGVETKQFVVNVATPGSARDEALTQIELFAKSNDLGVLINNVGASHLMPVPFAETERAEMTQIIETNINWTIFLTRAVIPSMITRSQSRGSPKSLIMTIGSLSGRIPSPLLATYSGTKAALSTWTKALAKEVEKKGVEVELVQAAFVVSNMSKIKRSSALVPTPKNFVRSVLTSFGQPRGAQGRPYERTPFWTHAFLDYAVGFAGYLSEVSGIKVIDSMHKDIRRRAIRKYQREKEREGKRE from the exons ATGGTAGCAGACACCATCCACGTACACTCCCACCTGGCAGGTCATCCTTCCTATCACATCCTAGGACATGACATCG TCCTCGATGTCCCCCTCCCAGCATTAATCCTCTCATTGATCGGAGCATCATTCCTCCTGAGATACACACTCTCATTCTTCAGATTGATCCTCGAGTTGACAGTCTTGCCCGGTAAAAAC GTGAAACGATATCAATCGCGAAATGGGAAAACCTGGGCACTGGTAACAGGCTGTACGGGTGGTATAGGCCTTGAGTTCGCCAGACAACTAGCTAAGAGCAAGTTTAACGTCGCATTGgtggggagaaggaaggaagcgTTGGATGAAGTTGCCCAGGAATTGG AATCGAAATTCGGCGTTGAGACCAAGCAATTCGTCGTGAACGTAGCTACTCCCGGATCAGCACGAGACGAAGCGCTCACTCAGATTGAGCTTTTCGCCAAATCGAATGATCTCGGTGTACTTA TCAACAACGTCGGCGCATCTCACCTTATGCCCGTGCCCTTCGCTGAAACTGAACGAGCCGAGATGACTCAAATCATCGAGACT AACATAAACTGGACAATCTTCCTCACCCGAGCAGTCATACCCTCAATGATCACCCGATCCCAATCGAGGGGCTCCCCAAAATCTTTAATCATGACTATCGGTTCTTTATCAGGTAGGATCCCTTCGCCCCTTTTGGCTACTTACTCGGGTACCAAGGCTGCTCTGTCCACTTGGACCAAAGCGTTGGCTaaagaggtggagaagaagggggtCGAAGTGGAGTTGGTGCAGGCTGCTTTTGTT GTCTCAAACATGTCCAAAATCAAACGATCCTCCGCCCTCGTCCCCACCCCCAAAAACTTTGTCCGATCCGTACTCACCTCATTCGGCCAACCAAGAGGAGCCCAGGGAAGACCATACGAGCGAACTCCATTCTGGACCCATGCGTTCCTGGACTACGCTGTTGGTTTTGCGGGGTACCTCAGTGAAGTGTCGGGTATCAAGGTGATTGATTCGATGCATAAGGATATTAGGAGGAGGGCTATTAGGAAGTatcagagggagaaggagagggaggggaagagggagtaA
- a CDS encoding multifunctional tryptophan biosynthesis protein — MGVTLLIDNYDSFTWNVYADIAVLGGNPVVVRNDKITLDQIEEMYHSGELERIVISPGPGHPRTDSGISRDAIKWGIGKLPILGVCMGLECIVDLLGGEIAYAGEIKHGKSSLVQHDSIGIFHDLPPLLSSVRYHSLSAQLLSLPPILQVSSTTQESGVIMGVRHREATVEAVQYHPESCKSEGGKGLMANFLKLKGGKWGGENAWCGVIPTAQGQSEQSSKVNGTAQPSASGSSSSAPSLPTILNKIHAQRLVDVEDTSKILATTPANVSKSLSLHASPPLISFVDRVKSTPHTAIMAEIKRASPSKGDIAPDASAPSQALKYALAGASVISVLTEPKWFKGGLIDMLSVRNAVDSLPNRPAILRKDFILSKYMIDEARLYGADTVLLIVAMLEPTQLKELYDYSVSIGMEPLVEVNNTKELELALEIGSKVIGVNNRNLHDFNVDMSTTSRVNAALDGRDVILCALSGISTPEDVQKYVKEGVKAVLVGESLMRAKDTGKFLRSLIGLSDPVSSSSEVGKPLVKICGIRSVEDAEIAISSGADLLGVILVPNARRRVSLEVARDISDLVRQARSKSKSTKSASSSKASTANEPWFTFNQNLLFQRKKPLLVGVFQNQPLSEILEAIDEIGLDIVQLHGEESQGLAKFIPLPVIKVFKVSSSSSGETIVSGGEISRPGLNQFILLDSAGKGGEGISFPWENARKISERGENGSEGAVELPIILAGGLDPANVRQAIEVGGRGVRVVDVSSGVERMGGEGKDRRKVEEFIRAVKG; from the exons ATGGGTGTCACTCTCCTCATAGACAACTACGACTCCTTCACCTGGAACGTCTACGCCGACATAGCTGTCCTAGGCGGGAATCCGGTTGTAGTGAGGAATGATAAGATCACATTGGATCAGATCGAG GAAATGTATCACTCTGGTGAACTCGAGCGAATAGTCATCTCCCCAGGTCCAGGACACCCACGTACGGACAGTGGTATATCTAGAGACGCAATAAAATGGGGTATAGGTAAACTCCCCATTTTGGGTGTATGTATGGGGTTGGAATGTATCGTTGATCTTCtgggaggtgag ATCGCATACGCAGGAGAGATCAAACACGGCAAATCCTCATTAGTCCAGCACGACTCCATCGGTATCTTCCATGATCTACCTCCATTACTATCTTCCGTCCGTTATCATTCCCTCTCCGCCCAATTATTATCCTTACCACCAATCTTACAAGTCTCCTCTACAACCCAGGAATCAGGCGTGATCATGGGTGTTAGGCATAGAGAAGCCACGGTAGAAGCTGTTCAATACCACCCTGAGTCATGTAAGAGCGAAGGTGGAAAGGGGTTGATGGCGAATTTCCTAAAGCTCAAGGGCGGGAAATGGGGTGGTGAGAATGCTTGGTGTGGGGTTATTCCTACCGCTCAAGGTCAAAGTGAACAATCATCAAAAGTCAACGGTACAGCCCAACCTTCCGCTTCTggctcatcctcttctgctccaTCGTTACCTACCATTCTCAACAAAATCCACGCACAGAGATTAGTAGATGTAGAAGACACCTCGAAAATCCTCGCCACGACTCCAGCCAATGTCTCCAagtccctctctctccacgCCTCTCCACCACTGATATCATTCGTCGATCGAGTCAAATCCACCCCTCACACAGCAATCATGGCAGAGATCAAGCGAGCCTCGCCTTCCAAAGGAGACATCGCCCCAGACGCATCAGCACCATCTCAAGCACTCAAATATGCCTTAGCAGGAGCATCAGTAATTTCCGTCTTGACCGAGCCTAAATGGTTCAAAGGTGGTCTGATCGACATGTTATCCGTACGAAATGCCGTCGACTCCCTACCGAACCGACCAGCAATCCTCAGAAAAGATTTCATCCTATCCAAATACATGATCGATGAAGCCAGGCTATACGGGGCCGATACCGTCCTACTCATCGTAGCGATGCTTGAACCCACCCAGCTGAAAGAGCTGTACGATTACAGTGTATCGATAGGGATGGAACCGCTGGTAGAAGTGAATAATACGAAAGAGCTGGAACTGGCTTTGGAAATTGGAAGTAAGGTGATAGGTGTGAATAATAGGAATCTGCACGATTTCAACGTCGACATGTCTACCACATCACGGGTCAATGCAGCTCTGGATGGACGGGACGTCATACTCTGTGCGTTGAGTGGGATCTCGACACCTGAAGACGTCCAGAAATACGTCAAGGAGGGGGTCAAAGCGGTACTGGTTGGAGAATCATTGATGAGAGCGAAAGATACTGGGAAGTTTCTGAGATCGTTGATTGGTTTATCCGACCCTGTCAGCTCAAGTTCAGAGGTAGGAAAACCATTAGTGAAGATATGTGGGATTAGGTCGGTGGAAGATGCGGAAATCGCTATTTCCTCTGGAGCAGATTTGTTGGGTGTGATATTGGTACCCAACGCGAGGAGACGAGTATCCTTGGAAGTCGCTAGAGATATATCAGACTTGGTACGACAAGCAAGATccaaatcaaaatcaaccAAATCAGCCTCCAGCTCGAAAGCGTCCACAGCGAACGAACCATGGTTCACATTCAACCAAAACCTCCTTTTTCAACGTAAGAAACCTTTGTTAGTGGGTGTATTCCAGAACCAACCCCTCTCGGAAATCCTAGAAGCAATAGATGAAATAGGATTAGATATAGTCCAACTCCACGGAGAAGAGTCTCAGGGATTGGCCAAATTCATTCCCCTTCCAGTAATAAAAGTATTCAAGgtctcctcctcatcctcaggcGAGACAATAGTCAGTGGAGGAGAGATAAGTCGACCAGGATTGAATCAATTCATCCTACTAGATTCGGcggggaagggaggagaggggatcTCGTTCCCTTGGGAAAATGCTAGGAAGATTTCAGAGAGGGGCGAGAATGGTTCGGAGGGTGCGGTGGAATTACCGATTATCTTGGCTGGTGGGTTGGATCCGGCGAATGTAAGGCAGGCTATAGAGGttggtgggaggggtgtGAGGGTCGTGGATGTTAGTTCGGGTGTCgagaggatgggaggggaagggaaagataggaggaaggttgaggagttTATTAGGGCTGTGAAGGGATAG